A region of Legionella donaldsonii DNA encodes the following proteins:
- the arfB gene encoding alternative ribosome rescue aminoacyl-tRNA hydrolase ArfB, with product MLKITNTLCVSMSEIELTAIRAQGAGGQHINKVSTAMHLRFNIEQSSLPPELKTRLVQLRDYRITRDGMIVIKAQRYRSQDKNRDDALLRLVALIKKALFVPVSRIKTKPSKLSIKNRLDNKKRRGYLKKLRQSTE from the coding sequence ATGCTAAAAATTACTAATACGTTATGTGTTTCTATGTCAGAAATTGAATTAACAGCAATTCGAGCTCAAGGTGCTGGTGGCCAGCATATCAATAAAGTATCTACGGCAATGCATCTTCGCTTTAATATAGAACAATCCAGTTTACCGCCAGAATTAAAAACTAGATTAGTTCAGCTAAGAGATTACCGCATTACCCGGGATGGTATGATTGTCATCAAAGCGCAGCGTTATAGAAGCCAGGATAAAAATAGAGATGATGCCTTGCTAAGATTAGTTGCACTCATTAAAAAGGCGTTGTTTGTACCTGTTTCGCGGATAAAAACCAAGCCCTCCAAACTGTCGATTAAAAATCGACTTGATAATAAAAAACGTAGAGGTTATTTAAAAAAGCTTAGGCAATCCACAGAGTAA
- a CDS encoding DEAD/DEAH box helicase produces MKSDHTLDWAHSLVRDWFITNVGEPTEPQRQGWPHILAGKTTLISAPTGSGKTFAAFLACIDQLVRKSLDGILGDETEVLYVSPLKALGNDIQKNLMSPLAGIMELAKAEDFCMSEIKVAVRTGDTSPKERLAMSKKPPHILVTTPESLYILLTTEKSRELLRTVKTVIVDEIHALADDKRGSHLSLSLERLEAITHQSPIRIGLSATQKPLELVANFLTGNRRALPQIVNIGHAKQLELAVEVPSSELGAVASNSMWDEIYDRLAELAKQNRSTLIFANTRRVAERVAHHLAERLGQEQVAAHHGSLSRKLRLTAETKLKNGQLKALVATASLELGIDIGTVDLVCQLGSPRSIAVMLQRVGRAGHWHGAISKGRIFATTRDELLECAALVNAIKDGDLDRLIIPKEPLDILAQQIVASCATDEWPENDLFALVKHAFPYKFLERETFNNILEMLSEGIAGSRGRYSAYLFRDRVNGLVKGRRGSRLTAITNGGAIPETGLFTVFAEPTSVMVGTLDEDFAVESNRGDIILLGSTSWKIRHIESATGRVLVEDAHGAPPTVPFWRGEAPGRTVELSLRVSNLRQLISDKLPIICSSIETAKNQALIQPVIAWLKENCGVDNAGAEQIIDYILQGRALLGAVPTQQKVIAERFFDESGGMQLIIHAPFGARINKAWGLALRKCFCRSFNFELQASATDDGINIALAEQHSFPLADVFAFLNPKTITKVLTQAVLQSPLFATRWRWDAARALAVVRFRNGKKVPPNIIRMLSDDLLAAVFPDAAACQDNLAGRDIELPDHPLINEALKDSLTEALDLDGLIDILKKIKKGEIQYLAVDTPSPSQFAHEILNANPYAFLDDAPLEERRARAVAMRRVLPDSLIQEIGKLDLNIIEEVQQQVWPDVRNADELQDALQTFIAFPALYFKQETTRLLWQNFLTELIAGGRAATALVGDKLFWFAIEKAKTFSNIYPHAIIQHPLKAIEGKPLSQEEGIVELIRGWMFSLGPTTSQELSQLLNLDLSSIEHALLRLEASGLILRGTFKEANQLEWCERRLLARIHQLTLGKLRKEIEPVSAMKFVQWLLSWQHLAPGTQLRDEQGLLEIISQLQGFEMPAKAWEPEILAKRVNNYDPAMLDRLCLTGIIGWGRLSSLKNETILENKRVIPTSIAPITFFVRDTAAWMPEVQHFTHEEDLPALSHIAKSIYSYLQKNGASFFTDIALGVNHLKSEIEMGLWELVTAGLTTADGFDNLRSLIDPRRRLNKKRRHPLRHQYSTGRWSLLKTHTHKDSTAQIEAICWLLLKRYGVVFRDLLAREKVIPRWRELLIAFRRLEARGEIRGGRFVSGFLGEQFALPYAVDSLRATKNKEPNKEILSISAVDPLNVIGFILPGNRISAISGKKIIFKENAYYEDNLSSTINLT; encoded by the coding sequence ATGAAATCTGATCATACTCTTGATTGGGCCCATTCACTTGTCAGGGACTGGTTCATCACCAATGTTGGGGAGCCAACGGAACCACAGCGTCAAGGCTGGCCTCACATTCTTGCCGGTAAGACAACCTTAATTTCAGCGCCTACTGGTTCAGGAAAAACATTTGCTGCCTTTTTAGCCTGCATTGATCAACTGGTTAGAAAATCGCTCGACGGTATTCTTGGTGACGAAACAGAAGTGCTGTATGTCTCCCCTTTAAAAGCATTGGGTAATGACATCCAAAAAAACCTGATGAGTCCCCTTGCTGGCATTATGGAACTTGCAAAAGCAGAAGACTTTTGCATGTCAGAGATAAAGGTTGCTGTAAGAACCGGTGATACATCGCCTAAAGAACGGCTGGCCATGTCTAAAAAACCGCCTCATATTTTAGTAACCACCCCAGAGTCCCTTTATATATTATTAACAACCGAGAAAAGTAGAGAACTACTGCGGACAGTTAAAACAGTCATTGTCGATGAGATCCATGCGTTGGCTGATGATAAACGCGGTTCCCACCTGTCATTATCTCTAGAGCGTCTTGAGGCTATTACTCATCAGTCTCCCATACGCATTGGCCTTTCAGCAACACAAAAACCCCTTGAGTTAGTTGCAAACTTTTTAACAGGTAACCGGCGAGCTTTACCGCAAATTGTTAACATTGGACATGCCAAACAGTTAGAACTGGCTGTAGAGGTCCCATCCAGTGAATTAGGGGCGGTGGCATCAAATAGTATGTGGGATGAAATTTATGATCGGCTTGCAGAACTCGCCAAGCAAAATCGTTCCACCTTAATTTTTGCCAATACACGCCGAGTAGCCGAAAGAGTTGCTCATCATCTGGCAGAGAGGCTAGGCCAAGAGCAAGTTGCCGCCCACCATGGAAGCCTGTCTAGAAAATTACGACTAACTGCTGAAACCAAATTAAAAAACGGACAGCTAAAGGCGCTTGTCGCCACAGCCTCTTTGGAGTTAGGAATTGATATTGGTACAGTCGATTTGGTATGCCAATTGGGTTCGCCGCGTTCAATTGCAGTCATGCTACAACGCGTTGGGCGTGCGGGTCATTGGCATGGTGCGATTTCGAAAGGTCGAATTTTCGCCACTACACGCGATGAGTTATTAGAGTGTGCAGCCCTGGTCAATGCTATCAAAGATGGCGACCTTGATCGGTTGATTATTCCTAAGGAACCCCTGGATATTTTAGCGCAACAAATTGTTGCAAGTTGCGCTACCGACGAGTGGCCGGAAAATGATTTATTTGCGTTGGTAAAACACGCTTTTCCCTATAAATTTTTAGAACGCGAAACGTTTAATAATATTCTTGAAATGCTCTCTGAAGGCATTGCGGGATCGCGCGGTCGTTATAGTGCATACCTCTTTCGTGATCGCGTTAATGGCCTGGTTAAAGGCCGGCGTGGCAGCCGTTTGACTGCCATTACTAACGGAGGGGCAATTCCTGAAACTGGTTTATTTACCGTGTTCGCAGAACCAACCAGTGTGATGGTCGGTACATTGGATGAGGATTTTGCAGTAGAAAGTAACCGTGGAGATATCATCTTACTAGGTAGTACTTCATGGAAAATCAGACATATTGAAAGTGCTACAGGTCGTGTATTGGTAGAAGATGCTCATGGTGCACCTCCAACCGTCCCTTTTTGGCGCGGCGAAGCGCCTGGGAGAACGGTTGAACTATCATTACGTGTTTCCAATCTACGTCAACTGATCAGCGACAAATTACCAATCATTTGTTCCTCCATTGAAACAGCTAAAAACCAGGCGCTTATTCAACCAGTAATTGCCTGGTTAAAAGAAAATTGCGGAGTTGATAACGCCGGGGCAGAGCAAATTATTGACTATATTTTGCAAGGAAGAGCTTTATTGGGAGCAGTTCCTACACAACAAAAAGTTATTGCTGAACGATTTTTTGATGAATCAGGCGGCATGCAATTGATTATTCATGCTCCTTTCGGCGCCCGTATTAATAAAGCCTGGGGCTTAGCGCTAAGAAAATGTTTTTGCCGCTCTTTCAATTTTGAACTGCAAGCTTCTGCAACTGATGACGGCATTAATATTGCCCTGGCTGAACAGCATAGTTTTCCTTTAGCTGATGTTTTTGCTTTTTTAAATCCGAAAACCATTACGAAAGTACTCACTCAGGCTGTTTTGCAATCCCCTCTATTTGCTACCCGTTGGCGTTGGGATGCAGCCCGAGCATTGGCAGTAGTTCGTTTTCGTAATGGAAAAAAAGTACCACCCAATATTATCCGGATGCTGTCCGATGACCTACTGGCAGCCGTTTTTCCCGATGCAGCAGCCTGCCAAGACAATCTCGCTGGGCGCGACATTGAATTACCAGACCACCCTCTGATTAATGAAGCATTAAAAGATTCGCTAACAGAAGCACTCGATCTGGATGGTTTGATTGATATTTTAAAGAAAATAAAAAAGGGTGAAATCCAGTATCTTGCTGTAGATACGCCAAGCCCCTCACAATTTGCCCACGAAATATTAAATGCAAATCCTTATGCCTTTTTGGATGATGCACCTTTGGAAGAGAGGAGAGCACGTGCAGTTGCCATGCGGCGTGTCTTGCCTGACTCACTTATACAAGAAATAGGTAAACTGGATTTAAACATTATTGAGGAGGTTCAACAGCAAGTTTGGCCTGATGTCAGGAATGCTGATGAGCTTCAAGATGCCCTACAAACCTTTATTGCTTTTCCCGCTCTGTATTTCAAGCAAGAAACCACTCGTTTACTGTGGCAAAACTTCCTAACTGAACTCATTGCTGGCGGACGAGCGGCTACAGCCCTGGTAGGTGACAAACTTTTCTGGTTTGCTATAGAAAAAGCCAAAACTTTTTCGAATATCTACCCACACGCAATTATTCAGCATCCCTTAAAAGCCATTGAGGGAAAACCTTTGTCTCAAGAGGAAGGTATCGTTGAATTAATCCGTGGCTGGATGTTCTCCCTAGGCCCAACAACCAGTCAAGAATTAAGTCAGTTATTAAATCTGGATTTATCCTCTATAGAGCATGCCTTACTTCGATTAGAGGCAAGCGGACTAATTTTGCGAGGCACCTTTAAAGAAGCTAATCAGCTGGAGTGGTGCGAGCGGCGCCTGCTAGCCCGGATTCATCAACTAACTTTAGGAAAATTGCGTAAAGAAATCGAACCTGTCAGCGCGATGAAATTTGTGCAATGGCTATTATCTTGGCAACATTTAGCCCCAGGCACTCAATTAAGAGATGAACAAGGCCTGCTGGAGATAATCAGCCAGTTACAAGGATTTGAAATGCCTGCAAAAGCCTGGGAACCAGAAATTTTAGCCAAAAGAGTTAATAATTATGATCCGGCGATGCTCGATAGACTTTGCCTCACGGGGATTATCGGTTGGGGACGACTTTCCTCTTTAAAGAATGAGACAATATTAGAAAATAAACGTGTGATACCAACAAGTATTGCTCCGATTACTTTCTTCGTGCGAGATACAGCAGCATGGATGCCGGAAGTGCAACATTTCACTCATGAAGAAGATTTACCCGCTTTAAGTCATATTGCAAAAAGCATCTATAGTTATTTACAAAAAAATGGGGCTTCCTTTTTTACTGATATTGCTCTGGGTGTAAACCATCTTAAATCAGAGATAGAGATGGGTCTCTGGGAGCTGGTTACTGCCGGTTTAACAACTGCTGATGGTTTCGATAATTTACGCTCGTTAATTGATCCCCGTCGTCGCTTAAACAAAAAAAGACGCCACCCTCTTCGTCATCAATACAGTACGGGTAGGTGGTCCTTATTAAAAACTCATACCCACAAAGATTCTACTGCACAAATTGAAGCGATTTGCTGGTTATTATTGAAACGATATGGTGTTGTTTTTCGTGATCTTTTAGCCAGAGAAAAAGTAATTCCACGTTGGCGGGAATTGTTAATCGCTTTTCGTCGCCTGGAAGCACGCGGGGAAATTCGTGGGGGGCGTTTTGTCAGTGGTTTTTTAGGTGAACAATTCGCTTTACCTTATGCTGTAGATTCTTTACGGGCAACTAAAAATAAGGAACCCAATAAAGAAATACTTTCCATTTCAGCCGTCGATCCGCTCAATGTGATAGGTTTTATTTTACCTGGTAATCGTATTTCGGCGATTTCAGGAAAAAAGATCATTTTTAAAGAAAACGCTTATTATGAAGACAATCTATCTTCCACGATAAACTTGACTTAA
- a CDS encoding flavin monoamine oxidase family protein: MLKRILIIIFLIFSQTLQAEKDRIARYKVIIIGAGIAGLEAGHYLQKHGVNNYIILEARNRIGGRVSTIMPWKEVPIELGAGIIHGGDQSNPLMKLAKKWHLATASLDSHSSSFYNSKGKEISDAIDTSYEELYLDFEKLVEKKRRDNKKNAKLSVSDVVLELINQKHLNKKSQHGLLYEISDKIEQEYAADIHDLSALWYDNEDNFPGKEKLLLHGYKDLVNGLAKNIKTHILLNHVVIKVNYQNSEAIVVSTNNNKNFIGEYVICTLPLGVLKTGRVKFIPQLPRNKIIAMEHLNMGIMNKIIMLFPKVFWDSEQFISYISPAYWSGTNWVNKGEWIEFDNLNYFFHQPILSAIVSADFAKNLENKKDTEIIQSVMKTLKTIYGEKIPAPTSYVITRWGKDPYSEGSYSSLRPEALEDGKDYLNMARTVAGHLLFAGEATTNLYPATVYGAYLSGERVAKEIINKNANYAITSSGTVPGKS; this comes from the coding sequence ATGTTAAAAAGGATTTTAATCATAATTTTTCTCATTTTTAGTCAAACGCTTCAAGCCGAAAAGGACAGAATTGCTCGCTATAAAGTTATTATTATCGGAGCAGGAATCGCAGGATTAGAAGCTGGTCACTATTTACAAAAGCATGGCGTAAATAATTATATTATTCTCGAAGCACGCAATCGTATAGGTGGGAGAGTCAGTACTATTATGCCATGGAAAGAGGTGCCTATAGAGCTGGGAGCAGGAATAATTCATGGCGGCGATCAAAGCAATCCCTTAATGAAATTAGCTAAAAAATGGCATCTGGCTACCGCTTCCCTAGATAGTCATTCTTCCTCATTTTATAATTCGAAAGGTAAAGAAATTTCAGATGCCATTGATACATCCTATGAAGAACTTTATTTGGATTTTGAAAAGCTAGTCGAAAAAAAACGTAGAGATAATAAAAAGAATGCAAAATTATCCGTGTCAGATGTTGTTCTTGAATTAATTAACCAGAAACATCTTAATAAAAAATCACAACATGGCTTGTTGTATGAAATCTCAGACAAAATTGAACAAGAATATGCAGCTGATATTCACGATTTATCTGCCCTTTGGTATGACAATGAAGATAATTTTCCAGGGAAAGAAAAACTCCTCCTTCATGGTTATAAAGATCTGGTTAATGGTCTTGCTAAAAACATAAAGACCCATATTCTTTTGAATCATGTAGTAATCAAAGTAAATTATCAAAACAGCGAGGCAATCGTAGTCAGTACAAACAATAACAAAAATTTTATTGGCGAATATGTTATTTGTACATTGCCCTTGGGCGTTTTAAAAACTGGCCGTGTTAAATTTATACCCCAATTACCCAGGAATAAAATTATTGCAATGGAACACCTCAATATGGGAATCATGAATAAAATTATCATGCTTTTTCCAAAAGTCTTTTGGGACTCTGAGCAATTTATTAGTTACATTTCTCCTGCCTATTGGTCAGGTACAAATTGGGTAAATAAAGGAGAGTGGATTGAATTTGATAACCTCAATTATTTCTTTCACCAACCCATTTTATCTGCCATTGTTTCTGCTGATTTTGCTAAAAATCTTGAAAATAAAAAGGACACTGAAATTATTCAATCTGTGATGAAAACATTAAAAACTATCTATGGTGAAAAAATTCCAGCTCCAACATCCTATGTCATCACTCGCTGGGGTAAAGACCCCTATAGTGAAGGTTCTTATTCAAGCTTGCGTCCAGAAGCTTTAGAGGATGGAAAAGATTATTTAAATATGGCAAGAACAGTTGCTGGACATCTTCTATTTGCCGGAGAAGCAACTACAAATCTCTATCCCGCCACTGTGTATGGTGCTTATCTTAGTGGTGAGCGCGTTGCAAAAGAAATAATAAATAAGAACGCAAATTATGCAATCACGTCTAGCGGCACTGTTCCGGGCAAAAGCTAA